The Triticum aestivum cultivar Chinese Spring chromosome 6D, IWGSC CS RefSeq v2.1, whole genome shotgun sequence genomic sequence ATGATATAGAGCAAAATCCCAGGAATTTAGCAACCACATAGGACGCACACGTAGACAAATATTCCATGTTCTCTTTGCATGGTCTTCTTTTTGTTAGAGCATGCCAATGAGTTGCAAATTAATTATGACATAGATCCAAATGTACACACTCCTTGTCTAACCAGTTTTATGACTAATACAAGCAATTTTCTTACACAGGGCCGGTTCCTCTTGATGCACATATATTCCCATACCTCACAGAGGTGGATCTAAGCAATAATTCATTCTGGGGGACGGTACCAGCATCCTTCTTCACTCAGCCAACATTGCAGAGATTGTGCCTCAACATGAACAGACTCTCTGGTGCTATCGAGGAATTCCAGAATCCATCAGCTACACTGACTTACGTTGACTTGAGCAGCAATCAGTTAACAGGTGCAATTCCAACTTCATTTGCGTATCTCACTGCACTTCAGATCCTGcaacttgaccacaacaatttcacGGGCACCTTGGATCTAAACCCATTCGTGAGGCTAAAGAACCTTACTATGATATCAGCATCCTATAATCCCTTGTTATCTGCTTCCGGGGATGGTAGTAAAATTGATGCTAGTAACAACAGTATTACTAGCTTGAATCTAGCATATTGTAACCTAACAAGGTTGCCCCAAGTCCTTAGATATCTACCAGAACTAGGGGATTTGGATCTCTCTTGCAATCAAATTCAAGGGGAGATACCTCAATGGATTTGGAGAAACATGAGCTCCTTGAACCTGTCGCACAACCTCTTCACCACAGTAGGCCGGCCGCCGCACTATGTTAATATAATGTACATCGATCTTAGCTTCAATATGCTCCGTGGCGCCGTGCCTTTCCCTTCCAATGGGGATCGTCTTGATTACTCCAACAACAAATTCTCGTCCATCCCCCAGAGTAGTTTCCTCCGCTTCATCCAAATAAACCCCCTCCTCGAACGGTCCGGGCTCACGACCTACTCTGTCAACCTTGCGAACAATGAACTGAGTGGGCCTATCCCCTACTCAGAATGTCGTGAGCAGTATGCTCTCAGAATGCTAGACCTATCCGGCAATAATCTCAGCGGATCGGTGCCACCTTATTTGTTGAAAGGTTGCGGTCAACTCATTATGTTGAACTTGAGGGGAAATCATCTTGACGGAACATGGCCTGACAAGACTAGCGAATCATGTCAGTTGCAGCTGATAGATTTACATGGGAATCATATCCAGGGGCGCCTCCCGAGATCGTTGGCTCGGTGCCAATATTTGATAGCTCTTGACATTGGTGGGAACCATTTCACAGACTCTTTCCCTATATGGATGGGTCAGCTACCGCAACTCCGACTAATTATCTTGAGAAACAACAATTTTCATGGCCCCGTGAGCATCTCTCCTCTTGTGGAGAAGAACTCGAGTGCCGATTACTTTTCCCGTGTACGAATCATTGACCTTGCAGGAAATCGCTTCAATGGCGATCTAGCACCAGATTTCTTCAAGAGTTTCAAGTCCATGGTTTGGGATCCGAACAGAACGATTGCAGAATATGATGATTATACTACAGTGTCTGCGAAAGAAGGATTTATTTCTTATCTGGTGGCGGTTGATGTGGCCATGAAACAACAATACATGAGGGTGTCAAAAGTCAGTACTGACCTGGTGGTGATTGACCTGTCTAGCAACCGGTTCAGTGGCTTCATCCCGAGGTCAATCAGCAACCTGTCGTCCCTGCATGTTGTAAACTTGTCTCGCAATGCCTTTGGTGGCAACATCCCACGCGAGCTCGGCCAGTTGGCCCGGATCGAGTCACTGGACCTGTCGTGGAACCATCTTGTAGGGGAGATCCCGCAGGAGCTAGCAACAGTGACCACACTCGCGTGGCTCAACCTCTCCTATAATGATCTCAGTGGGAG encodes the following:
- the LOC123145850 gene encoding receptor-like protein 33, producing the protein MQCALNLHVRFHPPSDLIHIHRQGSSIHEHDSTSRLLLDLPAAMPRTTTHQTSFLLQVMTLGLLVEIQLLAHRSHAMSADAGTARCRGDQAAALLAVKRFLFFTGSATSGPATTTLPSWREGTDCCRWEGVGCNNVTGMVTALNLASRNLAGAVPDSIRNLTALEVVLLGSNKLTGPVPLDAHIFPYLTEVDLSNNSFWGTVPASFFTQPTLQRLCLNMNRLSGAIEEFQNPSATLTYVDLSSNQLTGAIPTSFAYLTALQILQLDHNNFTGTLDLNPFVRLKNLTMISASYNPLLSASGDGSKIDASNNSITSLNLAYCNLTRLPQVLRYLPELGDLDLSCNQIQGEIPQWIWRNMSSLNLSHNLFTTVGRPPHYVNIMYIDLSFNMLRGAVPFPSNGDRLDYSNNKFSSIPQSSFLRFIQINPLLERSGLTTYSVNLANNELSGPIPYSECREQYALRMLDLSGNNLSGSVPPYLLKGCGQLIMLNLRGNHLDGTWPDKTSESCQLQLIDLHGNHIQGRLPRSLARCQYLIALDIGGNHFTDSFPIWMGQLPQLRLIILRNNNFHGPVSISPLVEKNSSADYFSRVRIIDLAGNRFNGDLAPDFFKSFKSMVWDPNRTIAEYDDYTTVSAKEGFISYLVAVDVAMKQQYMRVSKVSTDLVVIDLSSNRFSGFIPRSISNLSSLHVVNLSRNAFGGNIPRELGQLARIESLDLSWNHLVGEIPQELATVTTLAWLNLSYNDLSGRIPSGSQFSTFTSSSFQGGNKGLYGCPLLVKCNLTFVTSPSSSLPPPVREGSTFEDIMLWLFVGVGFGVGFALTIVLQVVCSGRREKIAHSAR